A region from the Benincasa hispida cultivar B227 chromosome 8, ASM972705v1, whole genome shotgun sequence genome encodes:
- the LOC120082700 gene encoding BTB/POZ and TAZ domain-containing protein 1-like, with protein MPTHSHLSPIFPLLFLTINTRFFLSILLMEALHLPYEIHPHSLPAAVKDPRPEFQELPEPDIHIATSGGLRIPAHSTVLASVSSVLENIIEQPRKHRSSEKVIQIPGVPCEAVVSFVQFIYTSRCREEYLRKYGIHLLALSHVYLVPHLKQRCTKHLARNLTIHSVIDILQLARMCDAPDLSLSCMKMVSTHFKAVEKTEGWKFLQKHDPWLELQILQFMDESESRKKRCRRQRKEQRVYLQLSDAMECLEHICKEGCTNVGPLDVEPTKKQPCSKFSTCRGVQLLIKHFATCENRVHGGACWRCKRMWQLLRLHASICDQSDACKVPLCRQFKVKMQQENDGKEDPKWKLLVKKVLSAKTISSICLPKRKRAAADAMSADRIRSFRIQSVEQNRLLLLTA; from the exons ATGCCAACCCACAGCCACCTCTCTCCTATTTTTCCCCTTCTCTTTCTCACCATCAACACTCGTTTCTTTCTCTCGATTTTGCTCATGGAAGCCCTTCATCTTCCCTACGAAATCCACCCCCATTCCCTCCCCGCCGCCGTCAAGGATCCGAGACCAGAGTTCCAGGAGTTGCCGGAGCCGGACATCCATATCGCCACCTCCGGTGGACTTCGTATACCCGCGCATTCCACCGTACTG GCCTCAGTCTCATCGGTGCTGGAAAACATTATCGAGCAACCGCGAAAGCACCGTAGCTCCGAGAAAGTGATTCAAATTCCCGGCGTCCCGTGCGAGGCAGTCGTTTCGTTCGTTCAATTCATCTACACATCTAG GTGCCGTGAAGAATATCTAAGGAAATATGGAATTCATCTTTTAGCGCTATCGCACGTTTACCTCGTTCCACATTTGAAACAGCGATGCACCAAGCACTTGGCTCGAAATTTGACCATCCATAGCGTTATCGATATACTACAACTCGCAAGAATGTGCGATGCACCGGATCTCTCACTCAGCTGTATGAAAATGGTGTCCACCCACTTCAAGGCCGTCGAGAAAACGGAGGGCTGGAAATTCCTGCAAAAACATGACCCTTGGCTCGAGCTTCAAATTCTGCAGTTCATGGATGAATCGGAATCG AGGAAAAAGAGATGTAGAAGACAGAGGAAGGAGCAGAGGGTGTATCTTCAGCTAAGCGACGCAATGGAGTGCTTAGAGCACATCTGTAAAGAAGGGTGTACAAACGTTGGGCCGCTGGACGTGGAACCCACAAAGAAGCAGCCATGTTCGAAATTCTCAACGTGTCGTGGAGTTCAGCTTCTGATTAAGCACTTCGCAACATGTGAGAACAGAGTCCATGGAGGAGCCTGCTGGCGGTGCAAACGAATGTGGCAACTTCTACGCTTGCATGCCTCCATCTGCGACCAATCCGATGCTTGCAAAGTCCCTCTTTGCAG GCAGTTCAAGGTAAAAATGCAGCAAGAGAATGATGGAAAAGAGGATCCGAAGTGGAAGCTGCTGGTGAAAAAGGTGTTGTCTGCCAAgacaatttcttcaatttgtctTCCCAAAAGGAAGAGAGCAGCGGCAGACGCCATGAGCGCGGATCGTATCAGAAGCTTCAGAATACAATCCGTCGAACAAAATCGATTGCTGTTATTAACAGCTTAG